The DNA window ACTTGACGTCCACTGACATCAAGCCGACATCGTGTCCGGAGCCAGCCCGCGGTGGCTCAGCACCCGGCGCTCCAGCGGGCCGAAGACGCCCACGTCGATCGCGGTGCCCAGCGCCAGGATCAGTACCACCGCGGCCAGTACGAGGCTGAAGTCATGCTGGTTGCGGCCCTCGTCGAGCATGCGGCCGATCCCGGGCAGCTGGGTCGAGGTGATCAGTTCGGCGGTCATCAGCGCACGCCAGCCGAAGGTCCACCCCTGCTTCAATGCCACGACGCAGCCGGGCAGGGCGGCAGGCAGCAGGATATGGGTCGCGGTGGCGCGCCCGGTGGCGCCCATCGTGCGCGCGGCGCGGAGCAGTTGTGGTGGGATCTGCCGCACGGCCGACAGTATGCCGACGGCGATCGAAGGTACGGCGCCCAGGAGCACTACCGCGTACACCGCAGACTCGGACTCTCCCAGCGCTATCACGGCGACCGGCACCAGCGCCGCTGCGGGGAGCGACTGCAGGGCTCCGAGGACCGGGCCGACCGTGGTGCGCAGTGGTCCGACACGCGCCAGCAGCAATCCAAGCAGGGTGCCGATCACCGCCGACGCCATGAAACCGAACAAGCAGCGCGCCAGGCTATGGCCGAGAGCGGGCAGCAGCGTGCCTGCTCTCCAGGCGGCGCCGAGGTCGTCAGCCACCTCGGCCGGCGCCGGAAGGGTGTCGGAGAAGCCGAGAAGGCAGGCCGCCTGCCAGAGCGCCAGGACCAGGGTGACGGCCAGCAGCGGTGGCGCGGCCTGGGCAGCGGTGCGACGGGGCCACCTCCGTGCCGCGGGCACCCGCTGCGCCTCCAGGGTGTCGAGGCCCGCCGCGAAGGCAGTGGATTCAGGTGCGGGCATGGCGGATGATCTCCTGGTGCAGGCTTGCGGTGATCTCCCGGGTCAGGGTGGTGACGTCGGCGTCCTCGATCCGGCGCGGATGCGGGATGTCCACTTCCCAGGAGCGGGCGATACGACCGGGGCGAGAAGAGAGCAGGATCACCCGCCCGCCGAGACGCACCGCTTCGCGGACGTTGTGCGTAACGAACAGCACCGTGAGCTTCCGTTCCTCCCAGATGCGGGTCAGCTCCCCGTGCAGCAGGTCGCGGGTGATGGCATCGAGGGCGGCGAACGGCTCGTCCATGAGCAGCACCCTGCTTTCCTGGGCCAGGGCGCGGGCCAGAGCGACGCGTTGGCGCATACCGCCGGAGAGCTGGTGAATCGGCTTGTCGTAGGCCTCCGAGAGGTGGACCATCCGCAGCAGCTCGGCCGCCCGGGTGCGCCACGCACTGCGATCCACACCGGCGAAGCGCAAGGCGAGTTCGACGTTGCGCCCGGCGGTCAGCCAGGGGAACAGCGCGTGGTCCTGGAACATCAGCGCGGGACGGCCGGGCGCGAGCACCGTGCCGTGCGTGGGCAGCTCGAGGCCGGCCACCAGGTTCAGCAGCGTTGACTTCCCGCAGCCCGAGGCACCGAGCAAGCAGGTGAACTCGCCCGGCGCCAGGTGCAGATCGATGTTCTGGAGGACCGGGCTGTCGTCGTAGACCTTCGACACCTGCTCCAGGTGGACCTCCGCCGACGTCACCGCCTCCACCCGAGGGAGTGGGCC is part of the Streptomyces sp. NBC_00654 genome and encodes:
- a CDS encoding ABC transporter permease, whose amino-acid sequence is MPAPESTAFAAGLDTLEAQRVPAARRWPRRTAAQAAPPLLAVTLVLALWQAACLLGFSDTLPAPAEVADDLGAAWRAGTLLPALGHSLARCLFGFMASAVIGTLLGLLLARVGPLRTTVGPVLGALQSLPAAALVPVAVIALGESESAVYAVVLLGAVPSIAVGILSAVRQIPPQLLRAARTMGATGRATATHILLPAALPGCVVALKQGWTFGWRALMTAELITSTQLPGIGRMLDEGRNQHDFSLVLAAVVLILALGTAIDVGVFGPLERRVLSHRGLAPDTMSA
- a CDS encoding ABC transporter ATP-binding protein, with the protein product MTSAEVHLEQVSKVYDDSPVLQNIDLHLAPGEFTCLLGASGCGKSTLLNLVAGLELPTHGTVLAPGRPALMFQDHALFPWLTAGRNVELALRFAGVDRSAWRTRAAELLRMVHLSEAYDKPIHQLSGGMRQRVALARALAQESRVLLMDEPFAALDAITRDLLHGELTRIWEERKLTVLFVTHNVREAVRLGGRVILLSSRPGRIARSWEVDIPHPRRIEDADVTTLTREITASLHQEIIRHART